Proteins co-encoded in one Siniperca chuatsi isolate FFG_IHB_CAS linkage group LG11, ASM2008510v1, whole genome shotgun sequence genomic window:
- the LOC122883976 gene encoding metal transporter CNNM1, which yields MPFSSSFSMMAADVADALCCILHPRRFSLLFLTVTLSSLPAPTAALLGVRPEDTQSGELSVQDGILRATEGTRFMLRVYYSASPATEHPNSLNISGRPDAAPWIAFIEESGGDSGDAERRLRTRGNPCEEENARSSDIELLGSFRSTSSQNSVLVELLAKDLRRGEVIKYYSMCAFDGVKWEHFSTKDFWLAVMERPPEADVWLQAGVSVLLLGLSALCSGLNISMLALDPVELRVLQNSGTEKEQKYARKIESVRKHGNYILCTVVLGNVLTNTCFVVWMCQILGMTALSTASCTLGIFFIGEILPHSVASRHSLAIASKTLCATRLLMLVFFPIAYPVSKILDIMLHQEISNFYTREKLVAMLRVTDPYHDLVKEELNIIQGALELRTKTVEDVLTPLSDCYMLSSDAVLDFCTMSDVMQSGFTRIPVYENERSNIVDILFVKDLAFVDPDDCTPLKTITQFYKHPMHCVFNDTKLDVMLEEFKRGKSHLAVVQRVNSEGEGDPFYEVMGIVTLEDVIEEIIKSEIVDETDLYTDNRNKRRVSNHERKQQDFSIFKLAENELKVKISPQLLLATHRFLATEVEPFRPCHLSEKILLRLIKHPSIVQELKFNPKNKHAPQHYLFQRNKPVDYFVLILQGRVEVEIGKEGLRFENGAFSYYGMPALIPPMPIGQRYSSRASGLNQSDSLLSGGSVGQLTTGGGVYLPDYSVRQLTDLQIIKITRNHYQNALTATRMDSSPQTPDPVGPDAKGRPPVPEARSHSIALPLTHTHTRLGLARLAHLHPHGGLRNTSHLNERNRIVRSKSDGQRSPNDTVFLRMDEIPYIHEDRPETYGENDVPTESQPSTSPFISSLSLSSSDENIGKKLLRKLSNKRRKKSRDGDKNLEEGSEQLPVTS from the exons ATGCCCTTCAGTAGTTCATTCAGCATGATGGCTGCGGATGTTGCGGATGCTCTTTGCTGCATCCTGCATCCACGCCggttctctctcctctttctcaccgtcaccctctcctctctgccggCCCCGACAGCAGCTCTGCTCGGCGTCCGTCCAGAAGACACCCAGAGTGGAGAGCTGTCCGTGCAGGATGGGATACTGAGGGCGACAGAGGGGACACGCTTCATGCTGAGGGTATACTACTCCGCATCTCCAGCTACGGAGCATCCCAACAGCCTGAACATCAGCGGCAGACCTGACGCCGCTCCGTGGATCGCGTTTATAGAGGAATCAGGTGGGGACAGCGGGGACGCGGAGAGGCGGCTCCGGACCAGAGGGAATCCATGCGAAGAGGAGAATGCCCGGAGCTCTGACATCGAGCTGCTGGGCTCTTTCAGATCCACCTCAAGTCAGAACTCAGTTTTGGTGGAGCTGCTCGCTAAAGACCTGCGCAGAGGCGAGGTGATCAAATACTACTCCATGTGCGCGTTTGATGGAGTGAAATGGGAGCATTTCAGCACCAAAGACTTCTGGTTGGCGGTGATGGAGAGACCTCCAGAGGCAGATGTTTGGCTCCAGGCGGGTGTCTCGGTGCTCTTGTTGGGGCTGTCTGCGCTCTGCAGTGGtctgaacatcagcatgctggCTCTGGACCCAGTGGAGCTGCGGGTCCTGCAGAACAGTGGCACAGAGAAGGAGCAGAAATACGCACGGAAAATAGAGTCAGTGCGTAAACATGGAAACTACATCCTTTGCACTGTGGTGCTGGGCAACGTGCTTACAAATACATGCTTTGTAGTGTGGATGTGCCAGATTTTGGGAATGACTGCTCTCTCAACTGCCTCGTGCACTTTGGGGATATTCTTTATTGGCGAGATTTTACCTCACTCCGTGGCGTCCAGGCACAGTCTCGCCATCGCCTCCAAGACCCTCTGCGCGACCCGCCTGCTGATGCTGGTGTTTTTCCCCATCGCCTATCCAGTCTCCAAGATTCTGGACATCATGCTGCACCAAGAGATCAGCAACTTTTACACCAGGGAGAAGTTGGTGGCCATGCTGCGCGTCACAGACCCGTACCACGACCTGGTCAAAGAGGAGCTCAACATCATCCAGGGAGCCCTGGAGCTGAGGACCAAGACCGTAGAAGACGTGCTGACCCCGCTGTCAGACTGCTACATGCTGTCCTCGGACGCCGTGCTGGACTTCTGCACTATGTCAGACGTGATGCAGAGTGGTTTCACCCGGATCCCGGTCTACGAGAACGAGAGGTCCAACATTGTGGACATCCTGTTTGTCAAAGACTTGGCTTTCGTGGATCCTGACGATTGCACTCCTCTGAAAACAATTACTCAGTTTTACAAGCATCCCATGCACTGCGTGTTCAATGACACCAAGCTGGATGTGATGCTGGAGGAATTTAAGAGAG GTAAGTCCCACCTGGCTGTGGTGCAGAGGGTGAACAGCGAAGGTGAGGGAGACCCCTTCTATGAAGTGATGGGCATCGTCACCCTGGAGGACGTCATAGAGGAGATCATCAAGTCTGAGATTGTGGATGAGACAGACCTGTATA cTGATAATCGGAACAAAAGGCGAGTATCCAACCATGAGAGGAAACAGCAGGATTTCTCTATCTTCAAACTGGCAGAAAATGAGCTGAAGGTGAAGATCTCGCCCCAGCTTTTGCTCGCAACACACCGCTTCTTGGCTACAG AGGTGGAGCCTTTTAGGCCATGTCACCTGTCAGAGAAGATCTTGCTGCGTCTCATCAAACATCCCAGCATTGTGCAGGAACTCAAGTTCAACCCCAAGAACAAACACGCTCCACAACACTACCTCTTCCAGAGAAACAAACCTGTCGACTACTTTGTCCTCATTCTGCAG GGACGGGTGGAGGTAGAGATAGGAAAGGAGGGTCTCCGCTTTGAAAATGGAGCGTTTTCCTATTATGGCATGCCAGCACTCATCCCGCCCATGCCTATTG GTCAGAGGTATAGTTCCCGGGCCAGTGGTCTGAACCAATCAGATTCATTACTGAGTGGTGGCAGTGTGGGTCAGCTCACTACAGGAGGAGGGGTCTACTTACCAGACTACTCAGTCCGGCAGCTCACAGACCTGCAGATCATCAAG ATCACCAGAAACCACTATCAGAACGCCCTAACAGCCACCAGGATGGACAGCTCCCCTCAGACACCAGACCCAGTGGGTCCTGATGCTAAAGGGAGGCCTCCGGTCCCAGAGGCCCGCTCACACAGTATCGCcctccccctcacacacacacacacacgactagGGCTGGCACGCCTTGCACATCTCCATCCCCACGGTGGCCTCAGGAACACATCCCATCTCAATGAAAGAAACCGTATCGTTC GCAGTAAATCTGATGGACAGAGGAGTCCAAACGACACTGTGTTCCTCCGCATGGATGAGATTCCCTACATCCATGAGGACCGACCGGAAACTTATGGAGAGAATG aTGTGCCTACAGAGTCTCAGCCGTCCACCTCTCCGTTCatcagctctctgtctctgtccagcTCTGACgagaacattggaaagaagctATTGCGTAAATTGA GTaacaagaggaggaaaaagtcTCGGGATGGAGATAAGAATTTGGAGGAAGGTTCAGAGCAACTACCAGTGACGAGCTAG